The DNA window GACTCCCGCTGTACACAACCCACCGTTGATCACCGTCTTTGGATTTCTCATGATCCACCTCCACCGCCAGGCACTTCACAGGTCCAGTATGCCCTGTCAGCACAGATATGCATGCATGAAGCTTGCCATCCCTTCTCCACACGCATATGGTCTTGTCAGCTGATCCACTAAAGACCAGATTCCCCGCGGCTGCGAGGCACAGAACAGCAAGTTTGTGGCCCTTAAGTACCCCACCGTGGGATAACTGCTTCTCGCATTCCCAATAATTCACCATTCCATCACTGGACCCACAGTACACAACCGAACCAGAGGTGTTCACGGCCAATGATGTAACCGCACTCTCTTGTTTCAACAATGTTTGAACAGGAGAATGCTTTGTCGTTTTGCCTTGTTGCTCTCGTTTCCACACCTTCACCGTTCCATCAGCTGAGCCTGTGAACACCAAGCCTTCTAGACTCGCCACGACAGAATTAACAGCATCATCGTGGGCATTGATTGATTCAAGACATCTAGAGTCTGAGATTCTCCATACCTTGAAAGTCCGGTCCCAGGAAGCGGAATACAAAAGGGTTTTGTCCTCGCTGAGGGTCAAACATGAAATGGCATCACAATGCTTGATCCAAAGAGCAGAACGGTTTCGAACTTGGACGTATGCGCTTGGTCTGATAGAGCTCTTGAGTATTTCCTTTAATGTAGGCAATGTTCCTGATCTCTTGTGTATTGTTGGATTCTTTGGGATAACCTTCCATACTCGTATCTTGCCATCCTGGTGACCGGTGAAAATCTTCTCACCAGCAATTATTATGGCTTTCACCAAACCACTGCTCGATTTGAATCCAGAGAACTCCTTCAAGTTCTTCCACACACGAATGTTCTTGCTATCAGAACCTGTATAAAGAAGATCCTTGGTTGCAGCCAAGGAATAAATGTGACCTTCTTCGCGAACAAGCGAACCAATCAGCCCATTTTGAGGAAGGTTTTCTTCGAATGACCACGGAAAATTGGAACCACCACCGGTTTGGTTCCATGGTGACATGGTCATAGGAGACCCCTCACAGCTCATCCTGTTAGGGTCAAAACTGGCAGGACCTGTTAAGGAAGCACTGCTATTTCGATAGCCGAACACTTCATCACGGGGTATTGCCGCTGCTGTTGCTGAAAGGTTTGGATCAGAATGCATCATGTTACCGAATTTCGATCTCGGCGTATGGTTTCCTGTGTCAACAAACTTTGTGcctatttcttcttcatctcccaTTCTTGAGCCtattcctcctcttcctccgtTCATCATTCTTCCTCAATCTAAAGAGGGCCAAAAACAAAGGAGAAATGAGaaattggaaaattaaaaaaaaaattgttgttagtAACATGAGAGAAACTGAAGGcgggagagaagagagggagtcCTTAGATGCATAAATAGATGGAAAATTAACGGTAGACAAGATATGGGAAGTGGGATCCTGACACGTGTTCACGTTCAGCTTTGTGACTGCTTGAAGAGAGAGATTTCGGTTCCTTTACTAATGATAAACAGGGATTGTTAATCTCATTAGTTGGGATTGGCTGTTTCATTATGTGGTGGATGCTTTAATTGCTATTTTCGGACAGCAtttggatagttttttttttaattaactagagCCCAGtaagattttgttaattttgtgaggttttttttttcatgatgggAATACTTGAGAATATATATGATTACTATAAACGTTTTCTCTGGTTGGATCAAATTTGCTATATCAGGCAGAGCATGACGAGGTTAGATTTGTTGTAATTGAAACAAAACTTGTATCAGTTTAATTTGCCATTCCTGCCACTAATTGCTTTCCCAGGGTGGCGTTtactaacaaaacaaacactaatTAAGGAATAAATATTACTTAGGGTTTGGTTGTTCATACGGAGAACATTTGGTTGtgatgtcaagaaaaaaaaagggggttttctctcaattttaaaGACAATTTTTAGCCAATTTTATATCCTTCTAAGAAAGAGGGAGTTACAAGGTACATGGAAGAAACAAAAccaggtttttatttttcaacttcctTTAGACATATCATAATAATTTCAATCTCAATCTCTATTTTGCATTAAGATccgattattaattttaattaacttccCATTAGATCTGAAAACTAAACAATACAGAACCACAAAATCATATAAgaatatagaaaagaaagagaaaaaaatgtcaattacatatataatttgatcaaattactGAACACGATCACCATCAAATATAAACTCTTCTCGTAAGGATTTTATAGACACCTCATTTGGACAATTTTATAGTTGAATTTGGATAATACATGAATTTAAAGTTCTAGATAtcttaagtttaaaattaaattagtgtatcaattattatttaaaagtactttttaatgttaaatttatgtttataaTACTGAGTGAAGtgttttcatgtcttttttgataaaaatgaaactgaaaattaaTGTTTTCCTATATAAATAGGGAGATGACCAGAATTTGATAATAAAACCTAGAAATTAACGAGAAGATTCATAAGAATTATAAACATATCACATTGTTTAAATGAACGACGAGCCAtctataatttatgttttttttattcatttttaaatatgtttttatctctCTGTCTCACTCACTTACACACacatatcaatattttaaattttaaaaatatttttaagaatataattgtattaagaatttggttttttatttcatcaaattaatatggaaaaataaattgctcaaaataaacaataagttattttataaaagtttagtttttttcatttcatcaaattaatatagaaaaattgattacaaaaaataaataataaattattttatacaaattaataatttataacaattaaaaaattaattaattagagtaatttattattttttaatggaataaaattaaataattaattaaagaatgattcatattaaaaaagtataaaaaataagttttttattgaacgggttttttaacattatgaaagaaaaggaatatcattattggaaaaataatataataattaaaatatacataatatagagaaataaaaattagatatgtttttaaagaaattgaatttaatgatgAAGAGGTggaatgataacaaaaaaaatttatttgtgttgaaattattatcttttattttctactgtgtaatattttaactttatgTGGATACACATATTGTATTTGATATAtaattggtttaattatttattttattattaaacatatttgaagaaataatttaatgatgggttattaaaaaatttaatgttccatataaataaaaataaaaataataataatctttattcattgttacaaatattataaatttgataataatacatattaagtataaaacaaatattttattttttcttgtatctcattaattaaataaattacatagactatttactttattttatatattattatcaattacaattttatctCTCTCTTCTATTTGTGCTATATTTGTATCTTGTATCTAGAGACAATCCTACCTTAAATATTCTCCAAGtaccatttctttctttctttccttcttgatAGATCTGAATATCAAAACACAAACCACTTTTCCACGAGGAAGAAAGCTATGCATATGGATTGCTTAATATTTTTCCTACTGTCTTATTTTCCAACCAGTCTTGGAAGGTTCGTATTCGTCACATCTGTTCTAAATTAAAGACAAGATGCATAGATTGGTTTGCTAATTTTGACCTTTGTATGGAGATGGGAGTGGATTTTTACCCTAGATGAGCTGCACTTCTCTGGATGAGTTGTTTGTCTTCTCAACATTGGGCTTAGGCCCTGTTTATTGTCAAAAAAACCTGCTTCAGCTTAATTTATGAAACCTGTGGATGCTGTTGGTACTGTTTAGTAGATGAGAAAGGGGGGTAGCTAGTGCTTACCCTATTGTTAAAACACTCGCTGCTTGCTAGTTTCTTGTAAGGGCCATTTACTTGAGAATTTAATGTAATAATCATCCATAATTGTGTGTGCAATTCTGGGTAAACTGAAAACTACTTGGCAGGCTACAACTCTAGATCAGTCATTGTTCATTATTTCACTCCTGATCATACTCTTTCTCTTCGTCTGGACTTCAGTACTCTACATctgtatttatatatttactgAGAAAGTACATCTCTAGTTTTGTCCTTTATCAGATATAAGCCTGTTCTGGCAGAAAAAGTAAAATGCAAATTGCCCAGCATTCTTCTTGGTCCACAATTGATATAGTAACAAGACACGATGTAGTTCATTAAATTGCTTCGTGTAATTGTAAGGGTTAGAAGACTCCTAATGTGATAGATGTTGGACACTGTCTTTGGCATTAGGCTAAAAGAACAAAGTTATACTTGATCACataatgtttaattttgatttaaaacgGCTCTCAAAGTATGCTCTTTGGCTACCAAATTACATAGAGATAACAACTTTTTCAGATCAGGAAAAGAGTCCACTTTTGTTATTGGATTAGCCATAGCCATCTACTCCCGGGAACTAACTTTGCCACCGTGTTGCCCAAACCGTCAGGGTGCTAACCTTcaccatgaaaataaaattcgtGTAACATAGGGAAAGCCATGGTTACTAGGAACTAGGGATCCCGAGTaagatatcaaaaaaaaaaaaaaaaactaggaacctttttcattaaaatcattattgtAGGGAGATCTTGGAAAGGGCCGGGCTAGCTTGTTGTGCCTAGAGCAAAATTTTCATGATATTTAGgttatatttgatatatgattgttataaaatgatttatattattttttaacttttaattcaaAGAAAGTTATGATTATGTTTGATTAATAATGAGATAGGTTCCTCATGCTATGCCAAAAGAAAGGATAATCTTATAATCGGCTAAGCATGGAACGCAAACATATCGCGATTTTGAGCTAAGTAAAGGATAATAACTTCCCATCTGAgaggtaaaaaaacacttaacagCAGCCTGACACCCACAAAAGAAATATATCCCGATAACAATCCAAGGGAGAAGAAAGACCTAGGAGAAAGTGTTGGAAGTGGAAAAAACACAATGTCCATGATATCTAAGCAAGAGGCActactccaaaaaaaaaaaaaccaatgcagAGCACATAGCAGAACAGTGGGTGTTATGGGGAATCAAAACGGAAGCACTCCTAGACAAAACGACCGTGGTGTAGGCAAGCTCAGGAACCAAACGATCATGCATAAGAAATAATACGTGAGAAGCTGCATGTGAGTAGTAGAGTGAATGCATGTGGCTTCGACAGTGCACATCaactacttcttcttcttttctcttgctttgatatatattatttcttctcAAATGGGTTAAACTTTGTCAGTCGAgacaaaattagattttttaaagaagattTACTTGGTTTCAGTCTTATTTATGATTTGGgttgagaaaattatataaattcttATCGATCCTATTtcattgtatatataaaatacagaaataaaattgagctataataaatctattattattttcacaacTTTTACCCCACCTATGATTCATGCAAGAAAATCTCTAAACAAAGGAGCAAAAGGTTAACACACAAGTTTGGCCCAGTCTCAACTCTACATGGCCCTAGCCCTAGCCCAGTTTTAGCAACTTTGACCTCttgcaattaaaaacatttgtgCTTTTGTAATCTATATCAATCCCCCctttcaaacatgttttttagaGTCTCATCCCAGCTATtagttattatataaaaaatttgtatttattcttttaaaaaattaaaagattgtaGTAGataaccactttttttttaatcaagaagaagaagaagaagaataagtaTAGAATGGTGTAAATGAGATGGTAAATGATAATCAATCACTAACATAATATGATTAAGACAACCAGATACATGATGtaataaagtcttttttttaatcaataattaaGCACTTAATCATGGGAATCAGATTCCTATACTCGGCGCGCACcgcatctttaaaaataattaaaagcatcCACttcaaagcattttttatttttattttttttgctgcaGGGCTGAGGCACAAAGGGGTGCTTTGTATAACTTCATTCAAAGAAACCGTCTTTGAATCAAATCACTATGAAAATAACTAcggaataaaattagaaaatcatttttatgttgatcatttcttttagtttatttatttatttgtatcgattccaattttttttttagattttagaacGAAAAGTAAccctctatttttctttataatatcttttactttttttttcttttcatattaaaataaaaaaaaatctctttgtaGTTTAATTAAGtatcaagaaaatcaagaagtGCTGTGCTGTGCATTGTTTGAGGAAATATGAGCTCTCATGCGAATACATTATAGGCTTCCTGCCGAAGCTCATCTCTGAATATTTGTTATCCCATAGCTAAGGGGAAACGACAAAACCCACACGGGAGACAGAACGGATAAGAAAAGACCCAATCAGATT is part of the Populus trichocarpa isolate Nisqually-1 chromosome 2, P.trichocarpa_v4.1, whole genome shotgun sequence genome and encodes:
- the LOC7462910 gene encoding protein JINGUBANG; translation: MMNGGRGGIGSRMGDEEEIGTKFVDTGNHTPRSKFGNMMHSDPNLSATAAAIPRDEVFGYRNSSASLTGPASFDPNRMSCEGSPMTMSPWNQTGGGSNFPWSFEENLPQNGLIGSLVREEGHIYSLAATKDLLYTGSDSKNIRVWKNLKEFSGFKSSSGLVKAIIIAGEKIFTGHQDGKIRVWKVIPKNPTIHKRSGTLPTLKEILKSSIRPSAYVQVRNRSALWIKHCDAISCLTLSEDKTLLYSASWDRTFKVWRISDSRCLESINAHDDAVNSVVASLEGLVFTGSADGTVKVWKREQQGKTTKHSPVQTLLKQESAVTSLAVNTSGSVVYCGSSDGMVNYWECEKQLSHGGVLKGHKLAVLCLAAAGNLVFSGSADKTICVWRRDGKLHACISVLTGHTGPVKCLAVEVDHEKSKDGDQRWVVYSGSLDKSVKVWSVAEMAPDLYQMAMMQQQQQYQQHIGSDADSLQSDESSRAGKNRGK